Proteins found in one Hoplias malabaricus isolate fHopMal1 chromosome 17, fHopMal1.hap1, whole genome shotgun sequence genomic segment:
- the foxa gene encoding forkhead box A sequence produces the protein MGGVKQEGDEWPSFYSDQVYCGAEGLRLSSGVYSSPEHPYQSFGPQREPVTGGHVGRLEGPAGVLSQQPPQRCPSQISDQNGSEFPDLKSVYRRSFNHSKPPYSYISLIYMAIQQSPIKKLTLNEIYDWIRQLFPYYRQNQQRWQNSIRHSLSFNDCFVRVPRSPESPGKGSFWTLHPDSGNMFENGCYMRRQKRFRCSRETSPSTVKKVDKEMMKEEGKKKKTEVKASRSSSISPGPEQTSAVPTVVPQAMDCPPMPKSPSDPLPQHTLHPYPTSLADPSTHLSAISFPSMPTASPGHSRPMEPYTHGEAFIHQSLSMPPLMDFQCYDTPMSYPVYYPSSNSNIHHYNPYLTGREEPSYTGDSMYYPGLSMCPVPVLSSS, from the exons ATGGGTGGAGTAAAACAGGAGGGAGATGAATGGCCATCCTTTTACTCAGACCAG GTTTACTGTGGAGCAGAAGGTCTACGATTGAGCAGTGGAGTGTATTCCTCTCCCGAGCATCCTTACCAGAGCTTTGGCCCACAGAGGGAACCGGTGACAGGAGGACATGTGGGAAGACTGGAGGGTCCGGCAGGTGTCTTGTCCCAGCAACCTCCTCAGAGATGCCCAAGTCAGATCTCAGATCAAAATGGATCTGAGTTTCCTGACCTGAAATCAGTGTACCGGCGAAGCTTCAACCACTCCAAACCTCCGTATTCCTATATCTCGCTGATCTACATGGCCATCCAGCAGTCGCCAATCAAGAAGCTGACCCTGAATGAGATCTACGACTGGATCCGCCAGCTGTTCCCTTACTACCGACAGAACCAGCAGAGGTGGCAGAACTCCATCCGCCACAGTCTGTCTTTCAACGACTGTTTTGTGAGGGTGCCTAGATCCCCTGAATCTCCAGGAAAGGGATCCTTCTGGACCCTGCACCCAGACTCTGGAAACATGTTCGAGAACGGCTGCTACATGCGGCGCCAGAAGCGCTTCCGTTGCTCCAGAGAAACATCACCTTCTACTGTGAAAAAAGTGGACAAGGAGATGATGAAAGAAGAgggcaagaagaagaagacagaGGTTAAGGCTTCCAGATCTTCATCAATTTCTCCTGGACCTGAGCAGACATCAGCAGTACCAACAGTTGTACCTCAAGCTATGGATTGTCCTCCAATGCCAAAGTCGCCCTCAGATCCCCTACCtcaacacacactccacccGTACCCCACTTCCCTTGCAGATCCCTCCACACACCTCTCGGCCATATCGTTTCCCAGCATGCCCACAGCAAGTCCAGGACATTCCCGCCCAATGGAACCCTATACCCACGGAGAAGCCTTCATCCACCAGTCACTTTCAATGCCACCACTAATGGACTTCCAGTGCTATGACACTCCCATGAGTTACCCGGTTTACTACCCTTCATCAAACTCCAACATCCACCACTACAACCCATATCTCACGGGCAGAGAAGAGCCCTCATATACAGGAGACTCCATGTACTACCCTGGACTCAGCATGTGCCCTGTACCAGTCCTGAGCTCGTCCTGA
- the zdhhc24 gene encoding probable palmitoyltransferase ZDHHC24: MVSFGSRVWCRLEKTCYHLPVVLNTVLVFSITAEVSYLVVMEAPLEPAMKKTEWSSTWKTMHLLAQYFMLGNITWNAWLFFKTSPSIRGVFLSGEIVGQGWRYCYTCETHTPPRCSHCYDCNVCVLRRDHHCVFFGQCVGFRNYRNFLSCLLFMWAGLLYAVVMNAEVFIVILKEGVTFHSVMLLLVPWIMLVTGQVTAQAFAFAFIADVCVIGCLLVSAFLFFHVLLMLRGQTTREWYSSRRPYNLGRVANVRECLGELWFICWICPLIPSPLPGDGINFKVTGPLEPVR, encoded by the exons ATGGTCTCCTTTGGCAGTAGAGTTTGGTGTCGATTAGAGAAGACATGTTACCACCTGCCCGTGGTCCTGAACACGGTTCTGGTGTTTTCCATCACTGCGGAAGTCAGTTATCTTGTTGTAATGGAGGCTCCTCTAGAGCCCGCTATGAAGAAGACTGAGTGGTCCTCAACATGGAAGACCATGCATCTCTTGGCACAGTATTTTATGCTCGGAAACATTACGTGGAACGCCTGGTTGTTCTTCAAAACCAGCCCCAGtatccggggtgtgttcctcaGTGGAGAAATAGTGGGACAGGGATGGAG GTACTGTTACACATGTGAGACCCACACTCCTCCACGCTGCTCTCATTGTTATGACTGTAACGTGTGTGTGCTGCGAAGAGACCAccactgtgtgttctttgggcagtgtgtgggtttccgtAATTACAGAAACTTTCTGAGCTGCCTGCTCTTCATGTGGGCGGGACTGCTGTACGCCGTGGTGATGAACGCAGAGGTCTTCATCGTCATCCTCAAGGAGGGGGTCACCTTCCACAGTGTCATGCTCCTTTTGGTTCCATGGATTATGCTCgtgactg GTCAGGTGACGGCGCAGGCCTTTGCTTTCGCTTTCATCGCCGATGTCTGTGTGATCGGCTGCCTGCTGGTGTCTGCTTTCCTGTTCTTCCACGTGTTGCTGATGCTGAGAGGGCAGACCACGAGGGAGTGGTACTCTTCCAGGCGTCCCTACAACCTCGGCAGAGTCGCCAACGTTCGAGAGTGTCTAGGAGAACTGTGGTTCATTTGCTGGATCTGTCCCCTCATCCCCTCACCGCTGCCAGGAGACGGCATAAACTTTAAGGTCACTGGCCCTCTGGAGCCAGTACGGTAA